Proteins from a single region of Hydra vulgaris chromosome 12, alternate assembly HydraT2T_AEP:
- the LOC136088778 gene encoding uncharacterized protein LOC136088778, translating into MDTEPSYWSKRRKVTKSVNKIMSDVDTEFSYSNNNTTLKKDSVISHACYSFNGIVGQKDDHVVSNQRLLDRFYSMLDNSKFNNDSELNMPDLVSIDGEKLNEDSNYDEFVTNNWEMFMKQDTIEFIDVESLSGDSSDESDISEEIEPDIENKEKELSFDLGMWAASFSITMVAVSSLLDILRVLHPSLPKDPRTLLKTPRTSTVKTIEGGSYFHFGIVKSLQHINLLPHFFTSSETLSISLQINIDGLPLQKSSTQQFWPILGRVSIPFSSNPFLIGLFCGQSKPVNLNEYLKDFIEEMLELEKGPVKIDVDGEKYSVNIGISCFVCDTPARAYIKQSKGHTG; encoded by the coding sequence ATGGATACTGAGCCATCTTATTGGTCAAAGAGAAGAAAAGTAACTAAATCTGTCAACAAAATTATGTCCGATGTTGATACAGAATTTTCTTACTCTAACaataatacaactttaaaaaaagatagtgTTATATCTCATGCCTGCTATTCTTTTAATGGCATAGTGGGGCAAAAAGATGATCATGTTGTTTCTAATCAACGTTTATTAGATCGCTTTTATTCAATGCTTGATAACTCCAAGTTTAATAACGATTCTGAGTTAAATATGCCCGATTTAGTTTCAATAGATGGAGAAAAGTTGAATGAAGATAGTAATTATGATGAGTTTGTAACAAATAATTGGGAAATGTTTATGAAACAGGATACAATTGAATTCATTGATGTAGAGTCATTGTCGGGTGATAGCAGTGATGAAAGTGATATCAGTGAGGAAATTGAACCTGatattgaaaacaaagaaaaagagCTATCATTTGATTTAGGAATGTGGGCAGCATCATTTTCTATTACTATGGTTGCAGTATCTTCACTTTTGGATATACTTAGAGTGTTGCACCCATCACTTCCAAAAGATCCGCGAACATTACTAAAAACACCTAGAACAAGCACTGTCAAAACAATTGAAGGGGGCTCCTATTTTCACTTTGGTATTGTTAAATCATTGCAACACATAAATCTTTTGCCACATTTTTTTACAAGCTCTGAAACTCTATCAATTTCTCTACAAATTAATATTGATGGATTACCCTTACAGAAGTCAAGTACTCAGCAATTTTGGCCAATTCTAGGAAGAGTGTCGATTCCATTTTCAAGTAATCCTTTTTTGATTGGCTTGTTTTGCGGTCAAAGTAAACCAGTTAACttgaatgaatatttaaaagatttcattGAAGAAATGTTAGAATTGGAAAAAGGTCCTGTTAAAATTGATGTAGATGGTGAAAAATACTCTGTTAACATTGGTATATCCTGCTTTGTATGTGATACTCCTGCAAGggcatatataaaacaaagtaaagGGCATACTGGATAA